The DNA segment CCGATTTCGTCGCCCTTTTTATTCATTAGGTCCGCGAAATCTTCATAATTTCCGGCCACCGAACGAGCCAGTGCTCTGGCGGCTCGATTATCCGATTGCAGAAGAGCGGCATGGAGCAAATCCCCGGCTCTGACCTTATCCCCTACCCGAAATAATGAACGGGCCGAACTTCGACCGTCTTCCCTGGTTATGGTCAGAACGCTGTCGGGACGGTAATGGTCAAGAACTACCATAGCCGTCAGGAGTTTGGAAATCGAGGCAATCGGCCGGATTTCATCGGCATTATAGCAATAGAGGACTTCTTTGGATTTATTGTCAATGGCTATGGCTGATTTAAGATTGAGATACAATGACCGCGAAATATTACTGTCCGGCAGTTCAAAATCGAAGCAGGCTGACTTTTTAAGCTGAGGAATATCAAAAACCGGTTTTGATTCTGAAACCTTGACAACCACGTTTTCGATTATCAAATAAAGGGCAAACAGCCCCAGAAGCGACATAATAATTACGCCCGGCTTTCTATGTATCCGGTATGATTTCATTTGTACCTCATCCATCTTAAAATTTCCGGCAAAGTCGGTCGTTTGCCGTACATCAGAATTCCTATTCTAAAAACCCGTGAAGTGATCCAGGTCACTATCAATATTGTTATTATCGTCAGGATCACCCCAAGAGTGGCCTGAAAAATGATCGGTTCCGAAAAGCTGAAATGATCCACCCCGATA comes from the Candidatus Zixiibacteriota bacterium genome and includes:
- a CDS encoding D-alanyl-D-alanine carboxypeptidase; translation: MDEVQMKSYRIHRKPGVIIMSLLGLFALYLIIENVVVKVSESKPVFDIPQLKKSACFDFELPDSNISRSLYLNLKSAIAIDNKSKEVLYCYNADEIRPIASISKLLTAMVVLDHYRPDSVLTITREDGRSSARSLFRVGDKVRAGDLLHAALLQSDNRAARALARSVAGNYEDFADLMNKKGDEIGLKDTKMYEPTGLDERNRSTAADCARLINAAILNYPEISRITSLKKYTITPVNRKRSKRLVNTNKMVFSKYRVKAGKTGYIIKSDYCLATILENGAGRQVTVVVLGAPGPQTRFREARRLANHAFQRLQSLADSN